From Mycolicibacterium nivoides, a single genomic window includes:
- a CDS encoding chorismate mutase: protein MSGDSFALARADWDYQAVPEIDDLRREIDELDATILAAVQRRAEVSKLIGKARMASGGTRLVHSREMQVIERYSVLGPEGKDLAILLLQLGRGRLGH from the coding sequence CTGAGCGGGGACAGTTTTGCGCTGGCACGGGCCGACTGGGACTATCAGGCTGTGCCTGAGATCGATGACCTGCGTCGGGAGATCGACGAACTCGACGCCACCATCCTCGCCGCAGTCCAGCGCCGCGCCGAGGTCTCCAAGCTGATCGGTAAGGCCCGGATGGCCTCCGGCGGTACCCGCCTGGTGCACAGTCGCGAAATGCAGGTCATCGAGCGCTACAGCGTGCTCGGCCCCGAGGGCAAGGACCTGGCCATCCTGCTGCTGCAGCTGGGGCGCGGCCGCCTGGGCCACTAG
- a CDS encoding acyltransferase family protein, producing MTAAPVRAASRRRRASIRRDIPALDGIRAIAVALVLAGHGGVPGVAGGFIGVDVFFVLSGFLITSLLLDEYRRTERIDLKGFWIRRAKRLLPAMVLMTLAVVIARPLFSSDAVTSLREDAVAAFFWMANWMFVATDTDYFSQGSAPSPLQHTWSLAVEEQYYVIWPLLVLAAALLVRRRSTGAVRAVVFGLAVLGVVGSAVASIWLSGDAADLNRVYFGTDTRAQALLVGAAAAALLVRDWSSLTMSGTLIRARWRRWIAWILPVIGVAVLAAAAHLATGSADEFHHGLLIVVALGAVLVVAPVALDQDGYVARILAWYPLVTLGVISYGVYLWHWPIFQILNGERTGLQGWSLLALRCAVTIAVSWVSWWAIEQPVRHWRPQHVPMLRLSAATVATAAVVTMTVVPVGVPTRPAGPDVMAAAASEQDVGAERAVAVGPPPALPPGTRTVAVFGDSVAWTLMRYLPPTPGFHFSDYTTIGCGVARGGPYRSAGETLNQKPECDSWPERWAQRIAHDRPDTVLLMIGRWEVVDRTWQGRWTHIGNDAYDTYLKGELQRALDILSSTGAHVVVTTAPYNRRGERSDGTLYPEDQPGRVQAWNTLLRTVTGQRPNVSVLDFNAKLNPDGKYTAKINGVKMRSDGVHPTSEAVQWLAPWLLDSLRAPAKPAGR from the coding sequence GTGACTGCGGCGCCAGTCCGTGCTGCCAGCCGGCGTCGTCGTGCCTCCATTCGGCGTGACATCCCGGCACTCGACGGCATCCGCGCGATCGCCGTGGCCCTGGTGTTGGCCGGCCACGGCGGAGTGCCCGGGGTGGCCGGCGGTTTCATCGGCGTCGACGTCTTTTTCGTACTCAGCGGATTCCTGATCACCTCACTGCTGCTCGACGAGTACCGCCGCACCGAGCGCATCGATCTCAAGGGCTTCTGGATCCGCCGCGCCAAACGCCTGTTGCCCGCCATGGTGCTGATGACCTTGGCAGTGGTGATCGCCCGGCCCTTGTTTTCCTCGGATGCGGTCACCTCGCTTCGCGAGGACGCGGTCGCGGCGTTCTTCTGGATGGCGAACTGGATGTTCGTCGCCACCGACACCGACTACTTCAGTCAGGGCAGTGCTCCGTCGCCGTTGCAGCACACCTGGTCCCTGGCGGTCGAAGAGCAGTACTACGTGATCTGGCCGCTGCTGGTGCTGGCCGCCGCGCTGCTGGTGCGCCGCCGCTCGACGGGCGCGGTTCGGGCGGTGGTGTTCGGGCTGGCAGTGCTCGGAGTCGTCGGCTCGGCAGTGGCGTCGATCTGGCTGTCCGGCGATGCCGCAGACCTCAACCGCGTGTACTTCGGCACCGACACCCGGGCCCAGGCGCTGTTGGTAGGCGCGGCGGCGGCGGCGCTGTTGGTGCGCGACTGGTCGTCGCTGACGATGTCGGGCACGTTGATCCGGGCCCGGTGGCGACGCTGGATCGCCTGGATCCTGCCGGTGATCGGGGTCGCCGTGCTGGCGGCGGCCGCACACCTGGCGACCGGCAGCGCCGACGAGTTCCACCACGGCTTGCTGATCGTGGTGGCCCTGGGCGCGGTTCTGGTCGTCGCCCCGGTCGCGCTGGATCAGGACGGCTACGTCGCCCGCATCCTGGCCTGGTACCCGCTCGTCACCCTCGGCGTTATCTCCTACGGCGTCTACCTCTGGCACTGGCCGATCTTCCAGATCCTCAACGGCGAGCGCACCGGCCTGCAGGGCTGGTCACTGCTGGCGCTGCGGTGCGCGGTGACGATCGCGGTGTCGTGGGTGTCGTGGTGGGCGATCGAGCAGCCGGTCCGGCACTGGCGCCCGCAGCACGTCCCGATGCTGCGACTGTCCGCGGCCACGGTGGCCACCGCCGCGGTGGTGACGATGACGGTCGTCCCGGTCGGCGTCCCGACCCGTCCGGCGGGCCCGGACGTGATGGCCGCGGCGGCGTCCGAACAGGACGTCGGGGCGGAGCGGGCCGTCGCGGTGGGACCGCCGCCTGCGCTGCCGCCCGGTACCCGCACCGTCGCGGTGTTCGGTGATTCGGTGGCCTGGACATTGATGCGTTATCTGCCTCCCACCCCGGGATTCCACTTCAGCGACTACACGACGATCGGTTGCGGCGTCGCCCGTGGTGGCCCGTACCGGTCGGCGGGCGAGACGCTGAATCAGAAGCCCGAGTGCGACTCCTGGCCGGAGCGCTGGGCGCAGCGCATCGCGCATGACCGGCCGGACACCGTGCTGCTGATGATCGGACGCTGGGAAGTCGTCGACCGTACCTGGCAGGGCCGGTGGACCCACATCGGCAACGACGCCTACGACACCTATCTCAAAGGCGAGCTTCAGCGTGCGCTCGACATTCTCAGCTCGACCGGAGCGCACGTGGTGGTGACCACGGCCCCGTACAACCGGCGCGGTGAGCGGTCGGACGGGACGCTGTATCCGGAGGATCAGCCGGGCCGGGTGCAGGCTTGGAACACCCTGCTGCGGACGGTGACCGGGCAACGGCCGAATGTGTCGGTGCTGGATTTCAACGCCAAGCTCAATCCGGACGGCAAGTACACCGCGAAGATCAACGGGGTGAAGATGCGCAGCGACGGCGTACACCCGACGTCAGAGGCGGTGCAGTGGCTGGCGCCGTGGCTGCTGGACTCGCTCAGAGCGCCCGCGAAGCCTGCGGGCCGATAG
- a CDS encoding NAD-dependent succinate-semialdehyde dehydrogenase: MAIEDLISSVPTGLWIGGEERQAASTFNVLDPSDDQVLATVADATAADAVAALDAACAVQAEWAATAPRKRGEILRSVFEKITERADDIAALMTLEMGKVLAESKGEVAYGAEFFRWFSEEAVRIAGRYTPAPAGTGRILVTKQAVGPCFAITPWNFPLAMGTRKMGPAFAAGCTMIVKPAQETPLTMLLLAKLMDEAGLPKGVLSVLPTSNPGAVSTALIDDGRLRKLTFTGSTGVGKALVKQSADKLLRTSMELGGNAPFIVFDDADVDAAVDGAILAKMRNGGEACTAANRFHVANSVREEFTEKLVKRMSEFTLGKGIDPSSTLGPLINSKQVSTVTELVSDAVSRGATVAVGGVAPDGPGNFYPATVLADVPADARILKEEVFGPVAPITGFDTEEEGVAAANNTEYGLAAYVYTQSLDRALRVAEGIESGMVGVNRGVISDAAAPFGGIKESGFGREGGTEGIEEYLDTKYIALTR; encoded by the coding sequence ATGGCCATTGAAGACTTGATTTCATCCGTGCCCACGGGTCTTTGGATCGGTGGTGAGGAACGCCAGGCCGCATCGACGTTCAATGTGCTGGACCCCAGCGACGATCAGGTGTTGGCCACGGTGGCCGACGCGACCGCCGCCGATGCCGTCGCCGCACTGGACGCCGCGTGTGCGGTCCAGGCCGAATGGGCTGCGACGGCACCGCGTAAGAGAGGCGAGATCCTTCGGTCGGTGTTCGAGAAGATCACCGAGCGTGCCGACGACATCGCGGCACTGATGACCCTGGAGATGGGCAAGGTGCTCGCCGAGAGCAAGGGCGAGGTCGCCTACGGCGCCGAGTTCTTCCGCTGGTTCTCCGAGGAGGCGGTGCGCATCGCAGGCCGCTACACCCCGGCTCCGGCCGGCACCGGCCGCATCCTCGTCACCAAGCAGGCCGTTGGCCCGTGTTTCGCCATCACGCCGTGGAACTTCCCGCTGGCCATGGGGACTCGCAAGATGGGGCCGGCGTTCGCAGCGGGCTGCACCATGATCGTCAAGCCCGCGCAGGAAACCCCGCTGACCATGCTGCTGCTGGCCAAGCTGATGGATGAGGCCGGCCTGCCCAAGGGCGTGCTCTCGGTGCTCCCGACCAGCAACCCGGGTGCGGTGAGCACCGCGCTGATCGACGACGGCCGCCTTCGCAAACTCACCTTCACCGGCTCGACCGGCGTGGGCAAGGCACTGGTCAAGCAGTCCGCCGACAAGCTGCTCCGCACGTCGATGGAGCTGGGTGGCAACGCCCCCTTCATCGTGTTCGACGATGCCGACGTCGACGCGGCGGTCGACGGCGCGATCCTGGCCAAGATGCGCAACGGCGGTGAGGCCTGCACCGCCGCCAACCGCTTCCACGTGGCCAACTCGGTGCGCGAGGAGTTCACCGAGAAGCTCGTCAAGCGGATGAGCGAGTTCACCCTCGGCAAGGGCATCGACCCGTCGTCGACGTTGGGCCCGCTGATCAACTCCAAGCAGGTCTCCACCGTCACCGAACTCGTCTCCGATGCGGTCTCCCGCGGGGCGACTGTCGCGGTCGGCGGCGTCGCGCCGGACGGGCCGGGCAACTTCTACCCGGCCACGGTGCTGGCCGATGTGCCGGCCGATGCCCGCATCCTCAAGGAGGAGGTCTTCGGTCCGGTCGCCCCGATCACCGGGTTCGACACCGAGGAAGAGGGTGTGGCCGCCGCCAACAACACCGAATACGGCTTGGCTGCTTACGTTTACACGCAGTCGCTGGACCGCGCGTTGCGAGTGGCCGAGGGCATTGAGTCCGGCATGGTCGGCGTGAACCGCGGTGTCATCTCGGATGCGGCGGCACCGTTCGGCGGCATCAAGGAATCCGGCTTCGGCCGTGAGGGTGGCACCGAGGGCATCGAGGAGTACCTCGACACGAAATATATTGCGCTAACCCGTTAG
- the pgi gene encoding glucose-6-phosphate isomerase, which translates to MSADITATPAWQALSKHYDEIGDIHLTELFAEDPNRGTELVLTVGDLYIDYSKHRVTRRTLELLADLARAAGLETRRDAMFAGEHINTSEDRAVLHTALRLPADATLTVDGQNVVADVHEVLDRMGGFTDRLRSGEWAGATGERIKTVVNIGIGGSDLGPVMVYDALRHYADAGISARFVSNVDPADLVATLADLDPATTLFIVASKTFSTLETLTNATAARRWLVEALGEDAVAKHFVAVSTNAELVQEFGIDTDNMFGFWDWVGGRYSVDSAIGLSVMAVIGRERFAEFLSGFHLVDEHFRTAPLGENAPALLGLIGLWYSNFFGAQSRAVLPYSNDLSRFAAYLQQLTMESNGKSVQADGTAVTTETGEIFWGEPGTNGQHAFYQLLHQGTRLVPADFIGFSQPTDDLPTADGTGSMHDLLMSNFFAQTQVLAFGRDAADIARDLPAGTSASVVPHKVMPGNRPTTSILATRLTPSVVGQLIALYEHQVFTEGVVWGIDSFDQWGVELGKTQAKALLPVITESESPGKQSDSSTDALVRRYRVERGRSA; encoded by the coding sequence ATGAGTGCTGACATCACCGCAACCCCCGCATGGCAGGCATTGTCGAAGCACTACGACGAGATCGGCGACATTCATCTCACGGAGCTTTTCGCCGAGGATCCGAACCGCGGGACCGAGCTGGTGCTGACCGTCGGTGACCTCTACATCGACTACAGCAAGCACCGGGTCACCCGCCGGACCCTGGAACTGCTGGCCGATCTGGCCCGCGCCGCCGGGTTGGAGACCCGCCGCGACGCGATGTTCGCCGGTGAGCACATCAACACCTCCGAGGATCGCGCGGTGCTGCACACCGCGCTGCGGTTGCCTGCCGACGCGACGTTGACCGTCGACGGCCAGAACGTGGTGGCCGACGTCCACGAGGTGCTCGATCGCATGGGCGGGTTCACCGACCGGCTGCGCAGCGGCGAGTGGGCCGGCGCCACCGGCGAGCGGATCAAGACTGTCGTCAACATCGGCATCGGCGGTTCGGATCTGGGTCCGGTGATGGTGTACGACGCGTTGCGCCACTACGCCGACGCCGGTATCAGCGCCCGCTTCGTATCCAACGTCGACCCGGCGGACCTGGTGGCGACGCTGGCCGATCTGGACCCGGCCACAACGCTTTTCATCGTCGCGTCCAAGACGTTCTCCACTCTCGAGACGCTGACAAACGCGACGGCGGCGCGTCGCTGGCTGGTCGAGGCGCTCGGCGAGGACGCGGTGGCCAAACATTTCGTGGCAGTGTCCACCAACGCCGAACTGGTGCAGGAGTTCGGCATCGACACCGACAACATGTTCGGGTTCTGGGACTGGGTGGGCGGCCGGTACTCGGTGGACTCGGCGATCGGGCTGTCGGTGATGGCCGTGATCGGCCGTGAGCGGTTCGCCGAATTCCTGTCCGGTTTCCATCTGGTCGACGAGCACTTCCGCACCGCGCCGCTCGGCGAGAACGCTCCCGCGCTGCTCGGACTTATCGGTCTCTGGTACTCGAATTTCTTTGGCGCGCAGTCGCGTGCGGTGCTGCCCTACTCGAACGATCTGTCCCGGTTCGCGGCCTATCTGCAGCAGCTGACGATGGAGTCCAACGGCAAGTCGGTGCAAGCCGACGGCACCGCAGTCACAACCGAGACCGGCGAGATCTTCTGGGGCGAGCCGGGAACCAACGGCCAGCACGCGTTCTATCAGCTGCTGCACCAGGGCACCCGGCTGGTGCCTGCCGACTTCATCGGCTTCTCCCAGCCCACCGACGATCTGCCCACCGCGGACGGCACGGGCAGCATGCACGATCTGCTGATGAGCAACTTCTTCGCCCAGACCCAGGTGCTGGCGTTCGGAAGAGATGCGGCGGATATTGCCCGGGATCTTCCAGCGGGCACGTCGGCCTCCGTCGTGCCGCACAAGGTCATGCCCGGAAACCGACCGACGACGTCAATCCTGGCAACCAGGTTGACGCCGTCGGTCGTGGGCCAGCTCATCGCCCTCTACGAACACCAGGTGTTCACCGAAGGAGTGGTGTGGGGGATCGACTCCTTCGATCAATGGGGCGTCGAGCTGGGCAAGACCCAGGCCAAGGCGCTGCTGCCGGTGATCACCGAATCGGAATCACCGGGCAAGCAGTCGGATTCGTCGACCGATGCGCTCGTGCGGCGTTACCGCGTCGAGCGCGGGCGCTCGGCCTAA
- a CDS encoding SDR family oxidoreductase, with translation MTRQKILITGASSGLGAGMARQFAAKGRDLALCARRTERLDELKAELADRHPYVKVAVAALDVNDHEAVPRVFGELSEELGGIDRVIVNAGIGKGWPLGEGKPWANKATIETNLIAGLVQIETALEMFKKSGSGHLVLISSVLGNTGVPGGKAAYCASKAGMTSLGESLRAEYDKGPIRVTVIEPGYIESEMTAKSATTMLMVDNETGVRAMVEAIEKEKGRAVVPRWPWAPLTQVMRLLPPKYTKRFA, from the coding sequence ATGACCCGTCAGAAGATCCTCATCACCGGTGCCAGCTCCGGACTGGGCGCGGGCATGGCCCGGCAGTTCGCGGCGAAGGGCCGTGACCTGGCGCTGTGTGCCCGCCGCACCGAGCGGCTCGATGAGCTCAAGGCCGAGCTGGCCGACCGGCACCCCTACGTCAAGGTCGCGGTCGCCGCACTGGACGTCAACGACCACGAGGCCGTGCCGCGGGTGTTCGGCGAGCTGTCCGAGGAACTCGGCGGCATCGATCGCGTGATCGTCAACGCCGGCATCGGCAAGGGCTGGCCGCTGGGCGAGGGCAAGCCGTGGGCGAACAAGGCGACCATCGAAACCAACCTGATCGCCGGTCTGGTGCAGATCGAGACGGCGCTGGAGATGTTCAAGAAGTCCGGCAGCGGTCACCTGGTGCTGATCTCGTCGGTGCTGGGTAACACCGGTGTGCCCGGAGGTAAGGCCGCCTACTGCGCTTCCAAGGCGGGGATGACCTCGCTGGGCGAGTCGTTGCGCGCCGAGTACGACAAGGGCCCCATCCGGGTGACCGTGATCGAGCCGGGCTACATCGAGTCGGAGATGACGGCCAAGTCGGCGACCACCATGCTGATGGTCGACAACGAGACCGGCGTCCGCGCGATGGTCGAGGCCATCGAGAAGGAGAAGGGCCGGGCCGTGGTGCCGCGCTGGCCGTGGGCCCCGCTTACTCAGGTGATGCGGTTGCTACCGCCGAAGTACACCAAACGTTTCGCCTAG
- a CDS encoding Fpg/Nei family DNA glycosylase — translation MPELPEVEALADHLRRNATGRVVTRIDVAALSVLKTFDPATTALHGQTVTGANRWGKYLGLEVGQWHLITHLSRAGWLRWSDKLATTPLKPGKGPIALRVHLGEGVGFDLTEAGTQKRLAVWVVADPLDVPQIAALGPDALSLDSAGLAGVLAGQGGRIKTVITDQKVIAGIGNAYSDEILHVAKLSPFATAGKLTDAQLGALHDAMVSVLTDAVSRSVGQQAATLKGEKRSGLRVHARTGLPCPVCGDTVREVSFADKSFQYCPTCQTGGKVLADRRMSRLLK, via the coding sequence ATGCCTGAACTGCCCGAAGTCGAGGCGCTGGCCGATCATCTGCGCCGGAATGCGACCGGCCGTGTGGTCACCCGGATCGACGTGGCCGCGTTGTCGGTGCTCAAGACGTTCGATCCGGCGACGACGGCGTTGCACGGCCAGACCGTCACCGGTGCGAACCGCTGGGGCAAGTACCTCGGGTTGGAAGTCGGCCAGTGGCACCTGATCACGCATCTGTCGAGGGCGGGCTGGTTGCGTTGGTCGGACAAGTTGGCGACGACGCCGCTCAAGCCGGGCAAGGGGCCGATCGCGCTGCGCGTGCATCTCGGGGAGGGGGTCGGTTTCGACCTGACCGAGGCCGGAACCCAGAAGCGGTTGGCGGTGTGGGTGGTCGCCGATCCTCTCGACGTCCCGCAGATCGCCGCCTTGGGACCCGATGCGCTGTCGCTGGATTCGGCCGGGCTGGCGGGTGTGTTGGCCGGGCAGGGCGGACGGATCAAGACGGTGATCACCGATCAGAAGGTGATCGCCGGGATCGGCAATGCCTACAGCGACGAGATTCTGCACGTGGCCAAACTCTCGCCGTTCGCCACCGCGGGCAAGCTGACCGATGCGCAACTCGGTGCGTTGCACGACGCCATGGTCTCGGTGCTCACCGATGCGGTGTCGCGCTCGGTGGGGCAGCAGGCCGCGACGCTCAAGGGGGAGAAGCGGTCCGGTCTTCGCGTGCACGCCCGCACCGGACTGCCGTGCCCGGTGTGCGGGGACACCGTGCGGGAGGTGTCTTTCGCCGACAAGTCGTTCCAGTACTGCCCGACATGCCAGACCGGCGGCAAGGTGCTCGCCGACCGGCGGATGTCCCGATTGCTCAAGTAG
- a CDS encoding FUSC family protein produces the protein MSDRPAPTATNPLRNIFVINSVPRRWPFALRAGICMAVPVLVGWLAGDTTAGLIATIGGFTSLYGSGRPYLNRGAYLGVVAVCFAVAVALGDWASSAPWLGVLTVTMIAAVATLVCHALSVGPPGAYMVVLACAAGTGTPATLHLSPGHHAALVLAGGAFAWLVHMSGALFRPRGPEKAAVAAAAAAVVAYIETPSADTRHRAALLLHTAWVNLVTYQPVQPKPDQTLYRLRVVNRRLHVLFAEAMRAAEAGVPLTYDGAALARHLATVPADAITDEHGAEGVPLGRPSIVQLLRRAMTPGSVSLQLTVRVGIAVAISGVIAVLISQALTMTHAYWAMAAAVLMLHQGFDWQRTVARGVERTLGTWLGLGVAGAILALHPQGLWLALVIGALQFVIEMYVVRNYTLAVVFITPAALTIASGGQPVDNLGELLLTRGSDTLIGCAVALAVYWATQRLRRPTGLRTAIAATLDAVTNTLPHLAADDATSPAARTDRRDLQLRAMELLPAYDGSVGGSVTQRVGAERMWPTVVATEQLAYRTLAACWGAERDGDTDAGAVAAADTAAALAEQASALREGLDERQ, from the coding sequence ATGTCCGACCGGCCCGCTCCCACGGCGACCAACCCGCTGCGGAACATCTTCGTGATCAACAGCGTGCCGCGCCGGTGGCCGTTCGCGCTGCGCGCCGGAATCTGCATGGCTGTACCCGTTCTGGTGGGCTGGCTGGCCGGCGACACCACGGCCGGATTGATCGCCACCATCGGCGGATTCACCTCGTTGTACGGCAGCGGCCGCCCGTACCTGAATCGCGGCGCGTACCTCGGCGTGGTCGCAGTGTGCTTCGCCGTCGCGGTGGCCCTCGGCGACTGGGCGTCGTCGGCGCCGTGGCTGGGCGTGCTGACCGTGACGATGATCGCCGCGGTGGCCACCCTGGTCTGCCATGCCCTGAGCGTCGGGCCGCCCGGCGCCTACATGGTGGTGCTGGCCTGCGCAGCCGGCACCGGAACGCCGGCGACACTGCACCTCAGCCCGGGCCATCACGCCGCGCTGGTCCTCGCCGGCGGTGCGTTCGCCTGGCTGGTGCACATGTCCGGCGCGCTGTTCCGGCCCCGCGGTCCGGAGAAGGCAGCGGTGGCCGCGGCTGCCGCCGCCGTCGTGGCCTACATCGAGACCCCCTCGGCCGACACGCGACACCGTGCGGCGCTCCTGCTCCACACCGCGTGGGTCAACCTGGTCACCTATCAACCGGTACAACCCAAACCGGACCAGACGCTGTACCGGCTGCGGGTCGTCAACCGCCGGCTGCACGTGCTGTTCGCCGAAGCCATGCGGGCCGCCGAAGCCGGTGTGCCGCTGACCTATGACGGCGCGGCCCTGGCCCGTCACCTGGCCACCGTGCCCGCCGATGCGATCACCGATGAGCATGGCGCCGAAGGAGTTCCACTCGGCAGGCCCAGCATCGTGCAACTGCTGCGCCGGGCGATGACGCCGGGCTCGGTGTCACTGCAACTGACGGTGCGGGTCGGCATCGCGGTCGCGATCTCGGGCGTGATCGCCGTGCTGATCTCGCAGGCCCTGACGATGACCCACGCGTACTGGGCGATGGCCGCCGCGGTGCTGATGCTGCATCAGGGATTCGACTGGCAGCGCACGGTGGCCCGCGGCGTCGAACGGACGCTGGGCACCTGGCTCGGGCTCGGCGTGGCCGGTGCGATCCTGGCGCTGCACCCGCAGGGCCTGTGGCTGGCCCTGGTGATCGGGGCGCTGCAATTCGTCATCGAGATGTACGTGGTGCGCAACTACACGCTGGCCGTCGTATTCATCACGCCCGCCGCACTCACCATCGCCTCCGGCGGCCAACCCGTCGACAACCTCGGTGAACTGCTGCTCACCCGCGGCAGCGACACCCTGATCGGCTGCGCGGTGGCCCTGGCCGTCTACTGGGCGACCCAGCGTCTGCGCCGCCCGACCGGCCTGCGCACCGCGATCGCCGCCACGCTAGATGCGGTCACCAACACCCTGCCCCACCTGGCCGCGGACGACGCCACCTCCCCGGCCGCCCGCACCGATCGTCGCGATCTGCAATTGCGGGCCATGGAATTGCTGCCGGCCTACGACGGGAGTGTCGGCGGATCGGTCACGCAACGCGTTGGGGCCGAACGTATGTGGCCGACAGTGGTCGCCACCGAACAACTCGCGTACCGCACGCTGGCGGCATGCTGGGGCGCCGAGCGTGACGGAGATACCGATGCCGGCGCCGTGGCGGCCGCGGACACCGCGGCCGCGCTGGCCGAACAGGCGTCCGCGCTACGCGAGGGCCTTGACGAACGACAGTAG
- a CDS encoding phage holin family protein, which translates to MGSFVLRAAITGFALWVVTLIVPGIYFIGGDTTIARVGIIFVVAVIFGLVNAFVKPIVQILSIPLYILTLGLIHIVINALMLWITSWITDHTTHWGLHIDQFWWTAIWAAIVLSLVSWLLSFVKALA; encoded by the coding sequence ATGGGCTCATTTGTGCTGCGCGCAGCGATAACCGGATTCGCGCTCTGGGTGGTCACTCTCATCGTGCCGGGGATCTACTTCATCGGAGGTGACACGACCATCGCCAGGGTCGGCATCATCTTCGTCGTCGCGGTGATCTTCGGTCTGGTCAACGCGTTCGTCAAGCCGATCGTTCAGATCCTGTCGATCCCGCTGTACATCCTCACGCTCGGCCTGATCCACATCGTGATCAACGCGCTGATGCTGTGGATCACGTCGTGGATCACCGACCACACCACCCACTGGGGTCTGCACATCGACCAGTTCTGGTGGACCGCCATCTGGGCGGCCATCGTGCTGTCGTTGGTGAGCTGGCTACTGTCGTTCGTCAAGGCCCTCGCGTAG
- the cobF gene encoding precorrin-6A synthase (deacetylating): MRRIHVIGIGAGDPDFVTAQAVSALNDTQVFFAMDKGPRRGAADDLVAVRKLICDRFIAQPGYRFVELVDPPRAAAGDAPGYRQVVADWHAERARIWAAAIETELGPDGVGAFLAWGDPSLYDSTLRILEMVGEHVEFDYDVIPGITAIQVLTARHRIPLNDVGEPVLITTGRQLREHGLTGSAVVMLDADCSFQQCPPQTRIWWGAYLGTPDELLYAGTVGEIGDDIVAARAEARTRHGWIMDTYLLRSAD, translated from the coding sequence GTGCGTCGCATCCATGTCATCGGAATCGGGGCCGGTGATCCGGACTTCGTCACGGCCCAGGCTGTTTCCGCGCTGAACGACACGCAGGTGTTCTTCGCGATGGACAAGGGTCCTCGTCGCGGCGCGGCAGACGATCTGGTCGCGGTGCGCAAGCTGATCTGCGATCGCTTCATCGCCCAGCCCGGCTACCGCTTCGTCGAGTTGGTCGACCCGCCGCGCGCCGCGGCCGGCGACGCACCCGGCTACCGCCAGGTGGTCGCGGACTGGCATGCCGAACGGGCCCGGATCTGGGCGGCGGCCATCGAGACCGAACTCGGCCCCGACGGCGTCGGGGCCTTTCTGGCCTGGGGGGATCCGTCGCTGTACGACAGCACCCTGCGGATCCTGGAGATGGTGGGCGAGCACGTCGAATTCGATTACGACGTCATCCCCGGCATCACCGCGATCCAGGTCCTGACGGCACGGCATCGGATTCCGCTCAACGACGTCGGCGAACCGGTGCTGATCACCACCGGGCGCCAGTTGCGCGAGCACGGGCTGACCGGAAGCGCCGTGGTGATGCTCGACGCCGACTGCTCATTCCAGCAGTGCCCGCCGCAGACCCGGATCTGGTGGGGCGCCTACCTGGGCACGCCCGACGAGCTGCTCTACGCGGGCACGGTCGGTGAGATCGGCGACGACATCGTTGCCGCGCGTGCCGAAGCCAGAACGCGCCATGGCTGGATCATGGACACATACCTGCTGCGCTCGGCAGACTAG